The stretch of DNA GGAAGCAAAGATAACCATTCTCCATAATTTCAATACCAGTCACCCCATTCAAATTTCTTTTTCAATTCATCTTTGAATGTTTCTCCAATTAACGCAACCTTATCATAACTATCGAATATTATACTACTTGCACTTCGCTTATTACGAATGATACTACTTACATATTGTGTATTCACTATGTATGCTTTATGAGATCGAACAAAGGTGTTAGCTAGTAGGGATTCTATTTGAGTCATTACCTTTTTTAACGAAGTCTTCGTTTCCTTGTATAAGCCAAGTTTGGAATGATAGTAAATGAATCTCCCTTGTGCTTCGATAAAATAGAGATCAGATAATAGAATTTTATTCGTTATATTACCATTGGTGATGGTAAGGTATTTTCTTTTATCTAATACTTCCTCTTTACTTATGCCTTTTGCAAGCCTTTTGATAACCTCAATAACCTCTTCCATTTTAAAAGGCTTCTCAATAAAATCATAACAATGATACTCGTGTAATGCTTTAGGCAAGAAAGTAATATGGGTTGTTATAAAAATAATTGGGATTAATTCGTATCGTTCTATTCCTCGAATATTTTGGGCTATATCCATTCCGCTAAAGTCTGGCAGCTCAATATCCAATAAAAACATATCAATATAATTATTTTCTAATAATTCCATGGCTCTATTGCCTGTTGCAGCTTCTAATACTCTACAATTTTCAAGGTTTTTTTGCAAAGTTTTTACAAGGCTTTTTCTAGTTACTTCATTGTCTTCAACTACAAGAATATTCATAATTCGACCATCTCCAATTAAACTCTACAATTATAACGTAGTATATCATAGTTCCCGACGGCTTTCAATGATAATACAAGTGAACGCCAACAGCTTTACAAAATCACTTTTATAGTAAAACAAAAGCCTATTTGTAGCAACTCAATGGCTATAAATAGGCTTAATCTATCATTTAGTGAAATAGCTTTGACACAGATTCATTGTAGTGAATGCTATGTATGGATTCTGCTAAAATTTGTGCAACTGAGAGCTGCTTAATTTTATCAGATTTTTTTTCTTCAGGTAACGCAATGGTATCTAGTATAACCAACTCTTTTATAGCTGATTTTTCAATTCGTTCAAGGGCTGGCCCCGATAATACCCCATGGGTACAACAGGCAAAAACCTCTATCGCGCCATGATCCTTTAATGCATTTGCAGCATTACAGATGGTTCCAGCTGTATCTATCATATCATCTACTAAGATTACCTTTTTGCCTTGTACGTTACCTATTATATGCATTACTTCACTTACGTTTGCTTCTGCTCTTCTTTTATCTATAATTGCCATTGGAACATCTAACTTTTCAGCAAATGCGCGAGTTCTTTTAACACTACCCACATCTGGAGCTACTACTGCAATTGTGTCTTTATCTTCGGAGAATTTATCAGAATAATATTTGACGAGTAAAGGTGTTCCTCTCATATGATCAACTGGTATCGTAAAGAATCCTTCAATTTGCGCACAATGTAAATCCATAGTTAAAATTCTGTCTGCACCTGCTGATTGAATTAAATCAGCTACCATTCTTGCACTGATTGGATCTCTCGCTCTAGCTTTTCTATCTTGTCTAGCATATCCATAGTAAGGCATTACTGCTGTAATTCTACCCGCTGATGCCCTTCTTAAAGCATCAATCATAATGAGTAATTCCATTAAATTATCATTTCCTGGTTGAGAAGTTGGCTGAATGATAAAGCAATCTACACCACGTACCATTTCATTCACCTTAACATAAGTTTCTCCATCACTAAAATGACCCGCTTCTGATTGTGATAACTCTAACCCCAAGAACCTTGCTATATTCTTAGCTAATTCCTTGTGTGCACTTCCTGCAAAAATCTTAATGCCTTCTGTGTTTTTGATAGTACTCGTCATTTTGATAATTCCTCCTATAATCTATTCAAGAAAATCGGCTAGGTAAAAATACAATCCTCGTTACACAACTGCCGCTTTTCCAATTACTATGCAAAACATTCTTGCTTTTCCAATTACCTATGCAAAACTAAAAAGGCTTATTTCGTTTACGTTTAACCCAATCTTCTATATTAACTTGTTGTGCTCTAGCAATTCCCAAACTATAGGCAGGAACGTCTTTTGTAATTGTTGATCCTGCAGCCGTATAAGCTTTTTCTTCAACATTAACCGGAGATATCAGATTTGTATTGCATCCAATAAATGCATAATCTTTAATTGATGTTCTATGTTTATGAACGCCATCATAATTTACCACTACTGTTCCACAACCAAAATTAACATATTCACCTACATCAGCATCGCCGATATAAGTCAAATGGGACACTTTTGTATTGTTACCAATCATGGCATTCTTTATTTCCACAAAATCGCCAATCTTCACATGATCACCTATTGTACAATCAGGTCTAACATATGCATATGGACCAACATTTGTATGCTCGCCTATTGAACTTTTAATCACTGTGGATTGATCTATTGTAGAATAATCATTCACTACACTACTAATGAGCTTGGCATTTGGACCTATCGTACAATTTACTCCAATAGATGTTTTGCCTTCAAGAAAGGAGTTAGGATAAATAACCGTATCCATACCTATTACTACATCTTTCCCAATATAGGCTTGCTCAGGATTGATCATTGTAACTCCACTTAACATATGCTGTTCATTAATTCGCTTTTGCATGATTTTTGAGACTTCTGCCAATTGCACTCTAGAGTTAACTCCAATAATCTCTTCATATGAATCAATTATTAATGCATCAGCTTTTAATTTTTTCTCTATAACGTAAAGGACTGCATCAGGTAAATAATATTCTCCCTGGGCATTGTGAGGTGTAATTGTCTTTAAGGCTTCTTTAAGAACGGCTGCATCAAAGCAGTACATACCTGAATTTATTTCATTTACTTTTAGTTCTTCAAGGGTTGCATCTTTATGTTCTATACTTTTTATAAAAGTGTTATTATTATCTCTAATAATCCTTCCGTATCCTTCTGGATTTGAAACCAACGTAGACAGTACAGTAACAGAATTCCCATTTGTGTTATGGTAATCCACCATACCTTTAAGAGTATTTCCCGTAATGAGTGGCGTATCTCCGAAAAGAATTAACACATTGCCTTCATCGCCAATAAATTTGTCAGCTTGCATCACTGCATGACCTGTTCCAAGCTGTTCCTTTTGTTCAACAAACTCTACTTCACAAGGTGTTTCATTGATTACTGTTTCCGCTTTGTGTCCAACAACAACACAAACTTCTTCGGCTCCTGCTTCTTTAGCCGCTTCAATAACATAGACAAGCATCGATCGATCAAGTACTTTATGCAAAACTTTTGGTATTTCAGATACCATTCTCGTTCCTGCACCAGCTGCCAAAATCACTGCTTTTAGCTTACTCATTAACAGCTCCTCCTTATTCTACTTTTTTTGCCTTACCCATTGTACAATAATTATCCATAATTATCAATGTTAAAAAATTACAAAAAAACTTTAGAGAACAACGCGCTTGTCGTCGTATTACATAACATCTTTGCTCTCCTTGTTCTATACTTCGTGAGAAATCTAAGCTTTCCACTGGAAAAGAAAATCGGCTTCAGCCGCTTTTCTTATACCTTATGCGGAACTTTCTTCGCTGATAAAAAAGGCACTTCTGCATAGAAGTGCCTAAAAAAAGTTAATCTACATCTTCGGAAATTGCAATTTCATCAATTGCATTGTCGGTTAATAAGATGGCTTGATATTTTTCTAATATGGACTTTTGGATTCTATCCCTAGTTTCAGAATTAATAGGATGCGCTATGTCTCTGAATTCACCATCTAGAGCTTTTCTACTTGGCATAGCAATAAATAACCCTTTTTCCCCTTCGATAATCTTAATATCATGTACTACAAATTCATTTTCGAAAGTTACCGATACCACAGCTTTCATTTTACCATCTTTTGCAACTTTACGTACTCTTACATCTGTAATCTCCATAAGCTAACCCCTTTCTGTAACTTGATGTTCGAGGTTTAAAACCCTCTTGTGCCCTTTCACATTCTCTTTGTTTTACTAAGGTTAAAAATAAATACTTCTCAATTTAATTATAGTATAACCTTAATATTTTATCAATGCTTTTTTGTATATTCTCACCAATTTTAATCGATATTTTATGAGAGAGCAATAAATTTTAACATATTGTTTTGTCATTAGGGTATTATTTTACTTCATTCGACAAGAGTCCGCATATAGCAATTTTTTTCTTCTATTATTGGATTTTTTTACAAATAAAACGGTTCTCGCTTTATAACAATTTCTATTTCACCTGCATTGGCTTTGTGTACTGAATCATTTGGTATGTTGGATCTACTATCAACAATGCAATTTTCAATTAAGCAGTTATCACCCACATATGTTCCATTTAATATAATTGAATTTCGAACAATTGTATTCTTACCTATAAAAACTTTTCTAAATAACATAGAATCTTCAACTTGACCATTAATGATGCAACCACTAGAGGATAGACTGTTTCTTACTCTTGCACCAACATTAAATTTAGCTGGTGGTTCGTCTTCAACCTTGGACATGATAGTTGGCTCAGTTCTAAAAAAGGTATCTCTTATGCTCTTTTCTAAAAAGTCCATATTTGTTTTAAAGTATGCTTCTAGACTAGCTATACTTCTCCAATAGCCCTCATGAATATATGCATAGATCTTCTTTTGTTTTCTATATCTAATAATAATATCATTTACAAAATCGTAACGTTCTTCTTTTGCAATTTCTTCGATCAGTTCAATTAAAAGTCTTCTTCTAATAATGTAAATTCCAGTAGATACAATATTTCCTTGTGGTGTAATCGGCTTTTCTTCAAGCTCAATGATACGGTTATCATCATCAACTTGTACTACTCCAAATCTATGCAAATTCTCATCTTTGATCTCTTTACAAATAATTGTAATGTCAGCTCTTTTATCAACATGATATGCTAAAACTTCATTGTAATCTATTTTGCAAATGCCATCTCCTGAAGCAATAATTGCATAGGGCTCATGGCTACTTTTTAAATATTCCATATTTTGATAGATTGCATCCGCTGTTCCTCTATACCACATGCTATTATCATGAGTAATATATGGCGTGAAAACAAATAGGCCACCATGCTTTCTTCCAAAATCCCACCATTTTGATGAACTTAAATGTTCTACTAAAGGTCTTGAATTATACTGCGTTACAACAGCAACCTTATTAACTCCTGAATTTGCCATATTGCTTAATGCGAAATCAATTGCTCGATAACTTCCAGCTACTGGCATTGCAGCAAGAGCTCTCTGATATGTCAATTCCTTAAGTCTTTCATTTTTACCACCCGCTAAAATAATACCTAAGGCTCTCATTCTTCAACCTCCTCTAATATTAAATTTTCTCCACTTTCTAATCTATTGTTTAAGAAATTAGCACTGTTTAATTTTCCATAAAGAGCACAATTTTTTCCTACAACTACATTGTTAGGTATAAATGTTTTTTCTCCAATCACTGTCAATCCTGATTCATAGATATTCGGTAATTCTTTATTGATAGAATAATCACCATAACCAAGCTTTACTCCATCACCGATGTTGCATTCTTCCGCAATAATGGTACGATCAATATAACAATTGTCAGATATTTTTGTATCGCTCATAATGATAGAATTTTTAATGACTGTTCCTTTTCCAATGGTTACATTAGAACCAATAACAGAATTATAGACTTCGCCATATATTTCAGTACCATCACCTAATATGCACGTTTCCAGATTTGCATCAGATCCTATAAATTGAGGCGGTTGAATTGCATTTTTAGTGTAAATTTTCCAATATGGCTCGTATAAATTAAACTCAGGAACGATATTGATTAGCTCCATATTTGCTTGCCAATACGCCTCTAGTGTTCCTACGTCTTTCCAAAAGCCATCAAATTCATAAGCATATAGACTATTGCCCTTTTTTAATAAAGATGGAATAATATGTTTACCAAAATCACTGTCATCATGTCTTTTTTCATTGGCCAATAGTGCTTGTTTAAGAACTTTCCAATTAAATATATAAATACCCATAGAAGCCAAGTCGTTTTTTGGGTTTTTAGGTTTCTCTTCAAATTCAACAATCTTATTATCTTCCCCAGTATTCATAATACCAAATCTATGTGCTTCATCCAACGGCACTTTAAGCACTGCTATCGTTGCATCTGCATTTTTTTTCTTGTGACAATTTAACATCATTTCGTAATCCATTTTATATATATGATCACCAGATAATATTAGAACATATTCTGGATCATAATAGTCCATAAAAGGTATATTTTGAAATACTGCATTTGCAGTACCCGAATACCACGCACCACTTGCATCGCTTACATACGGTGGTAGTATTGTTACCCCACCATAACTTCTATCCAAATCCCACGGAATTCCAATGCCAATATGACGATTCAACTTTAAGGGTTGATATTGAGTTAAAACTCCTACCGTATCAATTCCTGAATTGATACAATTGCTTAATGGAAAATCGATTATTTTATACTTGCCTCCAAAGGCAACTGCGGGCTTGGCAATATGTTTTGTCAAAATTCCCAGTCTACTTCCTTGCCCTCCAGCTAACAACATTGCAACAATCTCTTTTTTTTGCACGCCTTTTCCTCCCATTGAATGTTTATACTCTGTCTTTTTATCACACGAATGCCTATTCAATCAAACTATAAACAATTATCTATTTTTTTGGATATATCTTTATTGTTTTTCTTTCCTCATCAATATCTTCTAGTTCTATAAGTGAATAATAGTTCTCAACAAGCTTTTTTACCGGCTCCTTCGTTGCCATTACCACTGAAACACCCACTACCTTTACATCAAATTCCTTCATCAAATCAATTACACCCTTCGCTGTCCCTCCCGCCTTCATGAAGTCATCTACAAACAATACTTTGCTTCCTCTTTCTAATGCTCTAATTGGCAATGCCATTGTCTTAATTGTTCTTGATGAACCAGCCAAGTAATTCATCTGAATAGTTGGCCCTTCCGTAAGTCTGGCTGATTTTCTTACTATAATGATTGGCTTATTCAGCATCCCTGCAAGCACAGTTGCAAGAGGAATGCCCTTTGTTTCTATAGTAACAACATAATCAATTTCTTGATGCAAAAAAGAAGTAACCATGGCTCTGGCAATCTTTTTAAGCTTTCTAGGATCATAGAAAATGTCGTTCATATACAAATATCCACCGGTTATTATTCTTTTTTTATCATTTAAGTTTTTACATAACTCAATTTTTTCATCTTCCATTTGTTCTTTCGTAAAAGTGGGTGCATAGTAAACTCCCCCGGAAGCTCCAGCTAGTGAATATATTTCTCCTTGATTAGTACTTTTTAAAAGCTTCCCTATAACATCTACATCTTCACTTAAGGTTGATTTTGCACAATCTAATATTTCAGAAAAGTATTGAAGAGTAAAAACCTTTGATGGATTTTCTACAAGTATTTTGGTTATATAGGATAGTCTTTCTGCCTTGTTAAGTTTATTATTCACAATTTTCACCTTTTACTTCCTCACAATTAATAATTAATTACATTATACTCTATTTCCACGAATTATTTAACTACTTTTCAAAAAAATGTTCGGATTTTAAGGAAAACCCTTTAAAAATAAATGAATAATGGTTATAATACAATTAATGTTTGTTTCGTAAATGATAAACGATTCATAATATATATTGTTAGGAGATTATAGAATGTATAAAATTGATTTTAATAAACCTTTGAACGTACATTTCATTGGCATCGGTGGCATTAGTATGAGTGGTCTTGCAGAAATACTAATTAACAATCACTTTACTATTTCCGGTTCCGATATAGCACATTCAAAAATGACAGAACACTTACAAAGCATAGGTATAACTGTTTATATAGGTCACCATGCAGAAAACTTAACGAACTCTTTAGATTTAATCGTTTATACGGCTGCTATTTCTAAAGATAATCCCGAGCTATTGTCGGCAAAGGCATTGTCAATTCCAACTATGGATAGGGCTGAACTTCTTGGCCAAATAATGGCTAATTATACCCATTCTATTGGTGTTGCAGGTACTCATGGTAAGACAACAACGACTTCTATGATGTCTCAAATCCTGCTAGATGCAAATTTAGATCCTACAATAACTGTTGGGGGCATACTTGATATACTTGATGGTAATATTCGAGTTGGTAGCTCTAATTATTTTATTACAGAAGCTTGCGAATATGCCAATAGTTTTTTAAAATTTTCACCACTTATAGCAATTGTTCTAAATGTGGAAGAAGATCATCTAGATTTTTTCAAGGATATCAATGATATTAGAAGCTCCTTTGCTGGATATTTAAATAATGTACCCGAAAATGGTTATATCATTATGAATAGTGATATCGAAAACTATTTAGGTTTATTAGAAGGACTTAATTGCAATATCATTACCTATGGTACAAATGAAGCTATCTCCGATTGGACATGTAAAAACGTAAGCTTTAACGAAAAAGGTTGCGGCAACTATGACTTATATTATAAGGCAAAGCTAGTTGATCATATTCAAATTAACTCAACTGGAATCCATAATGTATATAACTCAATTGCTGCTATAGCAGCTGCCCATACGATTGGAATAGACATCACCTCATCAAAAAGCTCTCTTGAAAATTTTTCTGGGCCTAAAAGACGATTTGAGTATAAAGGTTCTTTAAAGGGAGTAACTGTTATCGATGATTATGCTCATCACCCTACCGAAATTGAAGCTACTATTAAAGCAGCACAAAAACTTGAATATAATAAGTTATGGATTGTATTTCAACCTCATACTTATTCTAGAACAAAAGCTTTTCTAAATAACTTTGCAAAAGCATTGTCAATAGCTGACCATGTCATAATCACGGATATTTATGCTGCAAGAGAAAAAGATCCAGGTGATATTCATTCAACTGACTTATTAGTACAAATGAAAGATATAAATGAAAACTGTCATTATTTTGCTTCTTTTGATGACATTGAAATATTTTTATTAGAGAATCTTGTTCCTAACGATGTGTTGATAACTATGGGAGCTGGAAATATTTATATTGTTGGCGAAGATCTCCTTAATGGATAGTTTTCCACACTATCCACATACTTATTAACATATGTTCGTATTTTTTTATGTGAATAACTTGGTTTACATAAAAACACCCAAAAAAATCAACTTTATCAGCAAAATGCTTGAAAATAAGCTCATTATTTTCAAGCATTTTTAATTATGGCATTTTATGTAAAATGCTATCCACATTATGCACATACTTATTAACAGCCAAAATTCGTCCTTTTTATGTATTTTTTCTTATAAAATATACTAATCCGATCAGTTATGACTTATTTCATTCATAAAATCCTTGCCCAAACATTTTATTTTTAATCCGTCATTTTATTTAGCACAAGGCGAAAAATTTATGGTATAATTAATTTATTACTTGATGATCAAGCTATTTGGTTAACATAATCACTAAGAAAAAGGATTTGTAAAGCATGAATACGATAAAAATCAATCCATCTTCAAATAAAAACTACATATTTGTTCCTAATTGGTTTGTCGACGACTATATGGCAAACTCAAATGGTGATTTTGTTAAAGTTTACCTTCTATTGCTTCGTTATGATTCTAATGATACCAGCGAGTTCTCTACGACAAATTTCGCTGATCAGCTCCATTTAACAGATTCTGACATCATAAGAGCACTGAAATATTGGGCTTCAATGAAGATCCTGAGTCTTGAAGAGAAGGGCAAAGAAATCACTGCAATTTCTTTTTTAGAACCCAATCAACCTGAAAGCGAAGTAGCAATTGCACTTGAATCGAAACCTCTTGAAGTTGATACTCTTCATTTAGATCTATCAACAAAGCCTCAATACAACATGGAAGAATTATCCGCCTTTGTAGCTGCAACAGCTTATAAGGACTTAATATATGTTACTGGTAGATACTTAGGTAAAATTTTAAATCAACAAGATTTGGGTACTTTAATTAGTTTTCATGATTGGCTAGGCTTACCTATAGACGTTATAGAATGGCTCATTGAATATTGCGCATCAAATGATCATAGAAATATGCGTTATATAGAAAAAGTTGCTATAGAATGGGCTGATAATAATATTGATTCATTAGATAAAGCAAAGGTACATACAGAAACCTATAACAAGAAATACTATGCTATAAAAAAAGCGCTGGGCTTTGCAAATAGAAATCCAGTCCTTTTTGAAATCAAAACAATGGATAAATGGATTGAAGAATATCGCTTCGATTTAGAAATTATTCTTGAGGCTTGTAATCGTACTATGAAACAAGCTCCAAATGGTTCTTTTAACTATACAGATAAAATCTTAACCCAATGGTATAAAAAGAAAGTACATACATTACAAGATATTAAACTACTAGATCAAGAACATAACTCAAAATCCACGCAGGCAAAAGGTTCTATAACACCTATAACTTCAAATAACAAGTTTATTAACTTTGAACAAAGGGATTATGACTTCGACAAAATCGAAAAGAAAGCTATGGAAATGGTTTTAAAAGAAAATACTGAAGGGGGTTATAAATAATGCCCTTATCTTCTTCTCAATTTAAATCAATATTACGAGAATATGATTATAAAAGAACAAAAAATGCGCAAACACTACGCGATAGGCACATTGAGATTAAAGAAAAAATTAGCAAAATAGAAGTATTAGACGCTAAAATAGCAACTAGAGGAATTGACGCCTCTAAGCTTATTATAAAAGAACCTCAAAATAGAGATTTGCATTTACAAACATTAAAAACTGAACTTCAAGTACTCAAAGAAGAAAAACAGAATTTATTAGAAAAATATGGATATAATAAGTTTTACTTAGATCCTATTTACGATTGTGAAATATGCAAAGATACTGGTTATGTAGAAAGCAAGAAGTGCTTATGCTTAAAACAATCCTTAGTTGATATCGCCTATGAACAATCTAATTTAAAAGACATCTTGTTAAAAGAGAATTTTTCCACTTTCTCCTTTGATTATTATTCCTCAGATAAGCTTCAAGGTGTAGGCACCTCTCCTTTAGAAAACATGAAGGGCGTTTATCACAGATGTAAGAAATTTGTTGAAAGCTTTGATCAAGAGTTCTCAAATTTAATTCTTTTTGGGCAAACAGGCCTCGGAAAAACCTTTCTTTGCAATTGCATTGCTAAGGAATTACTAGATTCTTCCTATACTGTGCTGTATTTGTCGGCTTTTAAATTGTTTAAGCTTCTTGAAACCTATCGCTTCAAAAATGATGATCAAGAAATATCTTTTGATGATATAGACGATATCTACACTTGTGACTTACTAATAATCGACGACCTTGGTTCGGAAGTAATCAACTCTTTCACAAGCTCAGAATTATTCAGCTGTTTAAATACTCGCTTGTTAACAAAAAAACCAACAGTTATTTCAACAAATCTTCACCCATCAGGCTTATCGAAGTACTATTCCGATCGAATCGTATCGAGAATCCTAGGTGATTTTGCAGCTTTGCAGTTAATCGGAGACGATATTAGACTCCAGAAATATAATTAGTTTTTTAGCAACATCATATTTTTTGCACGTATAGCTCAATTGGATAGAGCATCCGGCTTCGGACCGGAGGGTTGTGGGTTCAAGTCCTATTGCGTGCGCACAAAAAAAGACAACGATTTTATCAGCTTTCTAGCAGTCGTTGTCCTTTTTTTCGCTCATTTTTAGGTAACTAATGTGTCGTTAAGTCTTTTTAGGTAGACCCTATCTACCTTGTAGAAATTGTCTTTTCCCATTAATTTATAAGTGTTGGCTAAGTGCAAATATCCATTTGTTATGCCTATATCACTATGACCTAGGAGTACAGCCAAACTTGCAACATCACCGCCACATAATACATAACTCGTTGCAAAGGTATGTCGAAATAAGTGGTTCTTCATTCTATCAATTCCTGTCTTTAGTCTAATACGCCTTACAACATTTTTAGCACCTTCATAAGTATAATGGTCACCCGATATATTTTGCAGAACATAATCATTGTCACAATGTTTACGATATAGATAGATGTACTTGTACATGATACTTTTTAAATGACTTGGTAAAGGGACTATTCTATCTTTGTTATGTTTTGAATCCTTAATATGTAAGAATCCCTTATCAAAGTATACATCTTGAATCTTTAGGTTATATGTTTCTGATATTCTTAAGCCACAATCGAGCATTAAGTGAATCATTATGTAATTCCTTAAGCCTGTAGAACATTTCAAATTGCAGTGTTCGTCGATTGACTTGATTTCATCTAAGAATAACGGTACTAATATTTTCTTATCTCTGCTTACAGCCTTCATTTTTCTAGATATATTTGCTTCAAGGTATTCCTGTTCATATAGCCACTTGAAGAAAAACTTCACTGGATCAGCATAATATTTTACTGTTGCGCTGCTTAACTTGTCTTTACCTTCTCCTCTACCCGAAAGTTTCTTTCTTGTTCTCAATTCCTTTACATAGAAATTGTAATCAGTGTGCTTAATTTCATCTATGGTCATATCATGAGTTGACTTTCCATATTCCCTTTGTAGATACTCGAAAAAGTATCTTAGATTTTCTCTATAATACTTTACTGTCTTATCTGCTGAAAAACATTCCTTTTCATTTAAGAATAGGTTTACTGCTTTATCTAAATCTAGTGTCATATTTTTTCCCTCACTTTATAAAATTACTTCTATTTCAGAATAGTATTTTTTCTTTTTCTCAACTTCCTCTTTAAACGTACTGTCTTTATTCTTAGATAGATATTCTAGCATAGAATATTTTAATGACAATATCGCATCATCAACATTATCAATATTAAGCAGAGCAGACAATGAAGTAAGATAACCAACAGCACTTGGAACATATTTACTAGTATCCCTCAGACGTTGTACTGAACGCTCTATGTAACCATTAAATTCTAGGTAATCATAACCTTTTTGAATCTCAATCCATAAAGGGTTTAACTTACAATTTTCGCGCCTTGTTGCTGTACTTAAATCAACATATCTTAACCACTCATTGGTTAGATAGTTCCATAATGAGTTGATATTGTTTCTTAAATCATCCCATGAGTCAATATTACATTCCTTTAGAAAATCCCTATGGAGTTCAAATTCTATATTCCAAACATTAAATATATCTAGCTTAGACTTGTCCCATATATCGAAAAACCAGTACTTGTCACGCTTTTCGATTACTTCTCTAGTTTTATTGTATATTCGACATAGGCATTTATTTGTTGTCCTAGATCCAAAGTACAAGGATTCTAT from Firmicutes bacterium HGW-Firmicutes-1 encodes:
- a CDS encoding UDP-N-acetylmuramate--L-alanine ligase; this encodes MYKIDFNKPLNVHFIGIGGISMSGLAEILINNHFTISGSDIAHSKMTEHLQSIGITVYIGHHAENLTNSLDLIVYTAAISKDNPELLSAKALSIPTMDRAELLGQIMANYTHSIGVAGTHGKTTTTSMMSQILLDANLDPTITVGGILDILDGNIRVGSSNYFITEACEYANSFLKFSPLIAIVLNVEEDHLDFFKDINDIRSSFAGYLNNVPENGYIIMNSDIENYLGLLEGLNCNIITYGTNEAISDWTCKNVSFNEKGCGNYDLYYKAKLVDHIQINSTGIHNVYNSIAAIAAAHTIGIDITSSKSSLENFSGPKRRFEYKGSLKGVTVIDDYAHHPTEIEATIKAAQKLEYNKLWIVFQPHTYSRTKAFLNNFAKALSIADHVIITDIYAAREKDPGDIHSTDLLVQMKDINENCHYFASFDDIEIFLLENLVPNDVLITMGAGNIYIVGEDLLNG
- a CDS encoding DNA replication protein DnaD, yielding MNTIKINPSSNKNYIFVPNWFVDDYMANSNGDFVKVYLLLLRYDSNDTSEFSTTNFADQLHLTDSDIIRALKYWASMKILSLEEKGKEITAISFLEPNQPESEVAIALESKPLEVDTLHLDLSTKPQYNMEELSAFVAATAYKDLIYVTGRYLGKILNQQDLGTLISFHDWLGLPIDVIEWLIEYCASNDHRNMRYIEKVAIEWADNNIDSLDKAKVHTETYNKKYYAIKKALGFANRNPVLFEIKTMDKWIEEYRFDLEIILEACNRTMKQAPNGSFNYTDKILTQWYKKKVHTLQDIKLLDQEHNSKSTQAKGSITPITSNNKFINFEQRDYDFDKIEKKAMEMVLKENTEGGYK
- a CDS encoding DNA replication protein DnaC translates to MPLSSSQFKSILREYDYKRTKNAQTLRDRHIEIKEKISKIEVLDAKIATRGIDASKLIIKEPQNRDLHLQTLKTELQVLKEEKQNLLEKYGYNKFYLDPIYDCEICKDTGYVESKKCLCLKQSLVDIAYEQSNLKDILLKENFSTFSFDYYSSDKLQGVGTSPLENMKGVYHRCKKFVESFDQEFSNLILFGQTGLGKTFLCNCIAKELLDSSYTVLYLSAFKLFKLLETYRFKNDDQEISFDDIDDIYTCDLLIIDDLGSEVINSFTSSELFSCLNTRLLTKKPTVISTNLHPSGLSKYYSDRIVSRILGDFAALQLIGDDIRLQKYN